The genomic stretch ATAAAGGAAACAAAGACTACACCAAAAGAAAAGCAGATATCTAGACTCTGAGATATCTGCAATACCTGTTGTCTATTTATCGAGAGTTAAAAAGGAACGGGGTCGGCAGATAAATCTGTCTCAACAACATCCTGCTCTAATTCTTCGCTCTCAATCTTTTCTTCTTCAGTTTCTACCGCTTCAGTTTTCAGCCAGGATTTGGTAGTCTCAATTAGCTGTTTGAGGCGATCGCTTTAATGGTCAATAATCGATCGCTTTACTTAAATGAACGCTATTGCGCCCCTTTTTCTTGGCAGCATAACAGGCTGCATCTGCTCGACTTAAAATCTCGGTTAGATTGTTTGTAGTAGGAGCGATYGCAGCCAAACCGATACTGACACTAATTTTAAAYACTCTATCTTGCCAAACAAAATCAAAGTCTCGAACTAGGCATCGAAGCTGTTCGGCAATGTTTTGCGCTATTTTAAAGTTACATTTATAAAACAAGATTCCAAACTCATCCCCACCCAAACGTGCGAAAACATCTGAAGTCCGAATTCTTTGTTTGAGTAATGCGGTTATTTGTTTGAGTAGTTCGTCTCCAGCTAAATGACCGCAAGTATCATTAACGCTTTTAAAGCGGTCTAAATCGAGATAAGCTATAACGTGGTGAGTATTATTATCTTGAGAGTCTTCAATTGCCAGTTTTACTTGAGTTTCAAAATGAAGTCGATTAGACAGACCAGTTAAAGTATCGTGGGTAGCTTGCCAGGATAATTTGCTAGTTAATTCATAAATTTTGGTAACATCGCGAAATACAACAACAGTGCCAATAAGATTACCCTGAGTATCTTTAATTGGTGCTACTGAATCTTCAATAGCAATTTCAGTGCCATCATGTGCGACCAATAGGGTATCTTTAGGGAGTTGGCGAACTCGATTGTTTTTGAGGACTAAATCTACAGGATTGACTAGAGGTTTTCTAGAAAAACAATCGATAAGCCGAAAAACTTCTCCTATCGCTTTTCCTGTCGCTTCTGCTAGGCTCCAGCCAGTAAGTTGTTCGGCTACGGGATTGAGATAGCTTACCTTACCCAAAGCATCGGTAGTAATTACGCCATCGCCAATAGAGCTTAAGGTAACTTGTGCTAGCTCTTTTTCAGCTATCAGTTGTTGTTCTAATATTTTTCTCTTGGTAATAATCTCAGAAAATATCAGCAAACCGCCAATTTCTCCTTCCAAATTGTACCAGGGACGTAGTTGCCAACGTAGCCATTCAAGTCTGCCATCAGTCCTGACAAAACTATCTTCTTTACTGGTGAGAACCTCTACCTTTCCTGCCAGACAATCTTGATGATCTTGTCGCCAGCGTTCGGGAATTTCGGGAAAAACTTCGTAGTGAGAACGACCAATTATTTCAGTGTTCTCTAACCGATAATCTTCAATCCAGCGATCGCTAACTAGCAAATATTGCATTTGTCTATCTAACATGGCGATCGCCGCAGGAGCATAACGGATAAATAATTCTAATAGTTTGGGGTCTTCAATCAATCGAGCCATTTTTCTCGTACGGGCGACTTTCTTCTAATATTCCCAATTTGTCAATGACAATTGAGATTTTCAAAGTTTTCGTCTCTGCTGCTATGCCTTGATAAATGTAATTAAATGAGTAATTGCGCTCCCTGACTATTATTAAACAGTAAAAGCCCAATGTTCAGTAGTAACTTGCTCCGTACTATCTTTGACATAAGTATAGATATGAGAGTTGCGGTCGTTAAGCTCGATTCGCCCCTCATCAATAGCCGTAGCGATCGCTTTACGGTATTTAGTCAGATAATTTTTGGCAACAGAAGCAGGAGGATAGCCTTCTTCGAGTAAAGTAATTTCAGTTTGACAGAGTTGCGCTATTTTCTCTGGTTGGTCGAGAGATTGAAGGCGAGAAATAAAGATATCGATGAGTTCTTCTAACTCTTGTTTGGTAAGTTTGGTGCGTTTGCCTTGGCTGATGCGATCGCTTTATGCAACAAGTGTCCAAAAAACGTCAGAACCGAACAACCAATTTTTTCTCAGGATATTGTTCGAGTCAATGTCTGATTTGAAGCTGCGTTGAAAAACGCTTTTCCCTAGTTATTCCCGATCGCTTTATATGCTCGGTAGCAAAGAAACATAAATCAAGCAATTCCCTTCATTTTTCAGAAAAATCATGACCAAACCAACAGACTCTATTACTTATCTCGAACCAGAATTAGAATTTGAACCCTGCCACGATATTAACGAACTCGAACCAGAAACCGAAGCAGAATTGACCAGGTCACTTCCCAGAGGTTCGGTATTACTAGCTAATGTCTCTGGTTGTTCTACTGCTGTTGCTAACGGACTTTCTCAGCAAATCATCGATGAGATGAACGCTGTTATTCCAGGGGTTTTAGTCCGATTTGACGGTCTTAACGTTAGATCTGGTGCAGCAGTGTTTCCCTATCTGCAAAGACCAGCTTATGAAGCCCTATCCCGTGCCATAAGCGATCGCGGTACGACTATGAGTATCAACTCAGCATATCGCACTATCGGACAGCAGTTGATTTTATTCAATCATTCTCAGAGAAGACGCTGTGGTATTACTATCGCAGCCCGTCCTGGTAGAAGCAACCATCAAAGCGGTTTGGCACTGGATATTAACGACGCACAGGGTTGGCGACCTCATTTAGAACGTCATGGCTGGAAATGGTTGGGGCGCAAAGATCCCCCACACTTTGATTATGTTCGTGGTGGGACTAGAGATATTCGCAGTCTAGCTGTACTAGCGTTTCAAAAACTCTGGAATAAGAATAACCTCAACGATCCTATAGCCGAAGATAGAATTTACGGTCCACAAGTAGAAGCCAGATTAAATCGCGCCCCCATTGAAGGCTTTGGCGTAATTCCTGTCGGTGGCGTTGCCAGAACTTTGAGGCTTAGTAGACCTCTGATGCAGGGTCAGGACGTAAGAGAATTACAACAAGCGTTAGTTAAAGTTGGTTTTGACCTTACGGTGGATGGTTTTTATGGTGTAGAAACAGACAAGGCGGTCAGGGCATATCAACAAAGAGAAGGCTTAACTGTAGACGGTATCTTCGGTGTCGCAAGTCGTAATAAATTACTTAGACTTGTGGTTTAAATTGCAACATTCTCGTTAACTTTCTCAAACATAAATAGATTGAGCTTAAAACTATGAAATATTCAGTTCGAGAAGTATCTACTCTACTAAAACAAGGTTCATCGGGTGCAGCAGTTGTTGCTTTACAAACTAAGCTGCAAGAGCATAATTTTAATCCAGGTGCGATTGACGGTATCTTTGGCATCGGTACGAAACAAGCCACGATCGCTTTTCAAAAGAGTGTCGGCTTAACTCCCGACGGTATTGCAGGTAAAAATACCTGGGCGGCATTAAATACCCAGAACATAGATCGCCCTCTAGATACGAGTTTGTTTACCGTAGATACAGTCAGCCAAATGTTTTACGATGCGCCCCGTCGTAATATCGAGAAGTATCTACCCGCAGTTTTAAAGTCACTAGAGAAACAGAAATTAGGCGATCGCCAGATGATTTTGATGGCTTTAAGCACAATCCGCGCTGAATCTGCTGGCTTTGCACCTATCAGTGAGTTTCAGTCTAAATACAATACTACTCCTGGCAAACACGCTTTTGATCGCTATGATTTTCGTTCGGACATCGGTAACGGCGCAGTGGGTGACGGGGCAAAATACAAAGGACGGGGATTTATTCAGCTTACTGGTAAAGCCAACTATCGCACTTATAGTCAACGTTTGGGATTGGGCGATCGCCTGTTAAATAATCCCGATCTGGCTAATGATGCAGAAATTGCAGGCGACATTCTTGCTTATTTTCTCAAAGATAAAGAGCGTTTAATCCGTCAAGATTTGGCTAGCGGGAACTTACGGGCAGCTAGACGCAGAGTTAATGGCGGTTCTCACGGATTACAACAATTTACCGCTGCTTTTAATACGGGATTGGGACTCTCTGGCGATGTTGGAATTGCTTGAATTGAGGTAGGGTGGGCAATCACAAAAGTAGTAACTGACCAACCAAGCTTAAAAGCAGCTTTGCCCTTTGCCCACCTTACAGAGATTGCCTCTAATGATTTGAGGAGTTTGCCCACCCTACCTCAGAATCGACCATCAACAATTAACAACTAGCAACTAAATTCATTGCATACATGGAGGAGATTTGTCATGCAAGCACAATGGGAAAATTATTTACAAACCTACAGCGACCGCGCTTATCGTCACACAACTATGGTGCGTCATGCAGGGGTATTAATCGCTTTTGCTTTAGACAGTAAACGCCAGATTCATTACACGGTTTTAGACCAGGAAAACGAGCCAGAATCAATAGATGCCCGTAATTGGTTGGCTACGCCTCAAGAGTTGGCGTTTCCCAATGAAATCGCTCAGGTAGGGTTTGGTATCTTGCCAAACAAGGTTTTACCTGCGGTGAGAAGTAACGACAAGCCAGCCAGACATATTTCGGAAGTAGATATGTTTTTGTCTACAACTGCTAGGTTGACTGCTGATGCACCCTTTCAAGTAATCAGCGACAATCAATATATTTATCTGTTCCGTCAGGCAATTCCTGCCGAACATCCTCAGATGGTAACGGTAATGGACAGCGGTGGTGAAGATGTACCGATGGTAAACCAGACTCTATTGTGCGATCGCTTTATCTTAGCGGGAACAGAATTAAAAACCGTGCGGGAAGTTCGCTATCGTCGCAGTCGTAACAAGATTTTAGGCGATGGTAGTAAAGATAGTTTGGGGGCGGTAGATATGAATAATCTGCCGTTTTACGAACCGACTCTGGAGTTGGATTTTGTTCGTAATATCAGTATGGGTAGGTTTACCGTGGCTTTAGTGCCGACTGGTGTTCCCGACGTGCAGAGGTGGCAAATCTTCGTTCATAACGATCGCAGCGATCGCCTTGATTCTTATAATATCGAACGTTCTGCCGATGGTTTGTTTAACACCCAAGGTACGGAAAGCCCCGCAGCTTTTGAGAAGATCGGCTATGCGGAATCGGCTTTGAAGCTGAATAAAGACACTTATGTAGCAGGTAAAGCGCGAGTAGTTGACCTTAAAGCGTTTAATCTTTCACTGTGGATTAAACCTGAAAGTACGGGCATAATTTACTCCGAAGGCAAACCCGACACTGTTTTTAGTCTGGGTATTGTGGAAACTACCGAAGGTTATGGTATAGAGATCTTCTCGGCGGGAGAAAAAGTAAGTTCTGTTGCCAATATTATTAACTTGGGAACGTGGCATCATATCAGCGTTTCTTTTTCGACTGAAGCTGAAGAAAATCAGGCACAAGTCAGCATTCAGGTAGACGATCTCATTGTCCACGAAGAGGATTATCTATCTTTACCACTGCCGACAGCTTCCGCTACCGATCTAGATTCCTGTTTGGGTAAAAATATTGGCGAACCTGCTAATTCACTCACTGCGATCGTTGACGAACTATCAATCTGGGATCGCTCTAGATCCGAACTAGAAGTTAACGACAGTAAAAACGTCCGCAAAACTGGTAACGAACCTGGACTGATTACCTACTGGCAGTTTGACGAAGGTAATGGCGAAACAATTCACGACCATGCTGATTCAGCCAATAACGGCATCATTAAAGGCGATTCCCTTTGGATACAGTCTGATGCACCAATAGGGGATAATCCTGGTATTCGCCGCAGTAGCTTTGGTTTTACGGGACGAACCATAGCAGGTAAAGGTCTGACGGCACTACTCTATCACCAGCAGGAAGAAAAACCCTCTGGAAGCGATGGCGAAACTGCACCTAGCAAGCAAAGTGCCAGGATGCTATTGGCAGTAGCAACTAAAACAGAAGGGGAAGCAGAGGCTAAAATTGCTACTTTAGATTTTGCGGTTAGTAGACGGGGACGTTTATCTCAAATACCCGATGAGATTGAATTACAAACCATTGGTAATAGAGATGTAGATAGAAATGCCTCAGTCGATCGCATTGTAAAATTAGAATCAGCGATCGCAACTCTCACAATCCAAATTACCGAAAAACAAAATCGCTTACAACAACTAAGAGCTAATCTACCCAGAGAATTAGAGCTACTCCAGCGCATCCAAGCCAACCGCCCCAATAATATTCGGTTCGGTGTTTCGTTTCGCAGATGGCAAACTCAACTCGATAAACAACAGGCAAAGATAGAGAATTTAAAAAGTCAAGCACTAGAAATTCTCGAGCAATTAAAACCTCTGGAAAAATCCTTAGAGGCGAAGCAGGAGTGGTTAAAAATCTGGCGCGATCGCTATAACGGCAACCCCGCATTACCAATGCGCTTAGTACACATCGATCCTAATGGTTTAACCGTTACTGGAGGACTGTTAGATTTTGCCTGGACAGAAGACGCGCCTCAACTGTTTGCCAGCGATGATGGCATGGTGCGGATGTATTTTAGAGGCAGTGAAGACCAGTTTTTCTCGGCTACTTACGATACTAATGTCGCTCGAGCAAAATTGACTTTATCCGATGCCTGTCAGCTACAGGAAAAAGCCCCTGGTTTGGGTAGAAATCAACAGGAAGTTGTCAACGAAGATGACGAAAACCCTCAAGGCACAATGGTAACAGTTAGCGATGGCGTAGATAAAGATACTTGTACCTTTACCCTCACTAACAATAATTTAAACCTAACCGAAACCTGGCAGCGCGTACCTCGTAATCCTGGGCAAATGGGACGAGTTATTAGCGGACAAGCTCGCGAAGCAAGTTATTTAGGTAGATTGAGTGACGATCTCAAAGATACAATTGAAGTCATTTCTTTAACTGAAGCTGTAGATCGACCCTATCAAGTCGGGGCGAGTATCCTAGTTGCAGGAGCCAAAATTGCTTTGCGTAAAGCGATCGAGCCAGGAGATAAAGCGATTGCAGTAGTTAAAACCGAGTTACCTAAATCCTTAGAAGCTGGTAGCAAAATTGCCATTCTCGAATACGATTATGACAGTTACAGCAACTTAGGTAATCAGGGCGATGTTCTCAAAACTCCCTACGATCTTAAATACGGTTCGGTACTGGTCAAAGCTACTTGGCTACCCGATGGCAGCGTTGAGAATGTCTCTGCTACGCCCCTCACTGGTTTATCCCGTCCTAACGCCTGGCTGCCCGAATCTCCAGGGACGGCACTACAGATAAATAAAGGATACTTGACGGGAGACAGTTCTGAATTTGCCCATCAAGGTAGTCTTTCTTTGGAAGCCTGGGTAAAACCCAACCTGATTACTGAAGAAAAAACTGCTTATCTCGTAGAGCAAAATTCTGCTGCGCCCAATAATTCCAATTATCTGCTAAGTATCAAAAGAGAGTCGGTAAATACTTTCAACTTTAACGGACAAAATGAATATGTTCGAGTCAACAATCTCGATCTGACTAATAAATCTTTTACCGTTGAATTTTGGGCTGCACGCAATTCTAATAGCTTGGATAATTTCTTCTCCACAGTTATTTCTCAAGGACCGCCAGGGAATAATCGTCAGCTACACTGTGGTTTTAGAAAAAATGGTTCTTTTGCTTTTGCTTTCTACGGTAACGATCTGCAAACTCAAGCTACTTATAAAGATACGGGCTGGCATCATTGGGCTTGTACTTTTGATGTTGAGACAAAAGCCCGCATTATCTATCGCGATGGGGTAGTTGTGGCAGAAGATAAGGCAACAGCTAATTTCCAGGGTAATGGAGAATTTTTAATTGCCACTCTCAACAACCCTAGCAAGCAACATTTTTTCCACGGGGCAATTGATGAAGTTAGAATTTGGCAAGGAGTACGGAATAAAGTTCAGATTAACCTGCATAAAGACTGTCGCCTAGAAGGTGACGAATCGGGATTAACAGCGTACTATTACTTTGCCGAGCGACAAGTAATTAACCGTACTGGCAATACAGCTTATGACGGACGAGCGTTTAACAGTCCCACTTCTTTTGCTTCGCCTATCTCTTACTATCAAATTGTTGCAGGGGTAAGAAACCGTTACCTTAGCACCACCGAAGCAATACAAGCTTGTTCTGGTTGGCAGCATTTAGCAGCTAGCTATCAAGAAGCCTATGCCATTAATTTCGATGGCGATGATAGCTATCTCGACTGCGGTACAAAAGTATCTTTAGGGGTAGACGACGGCTTATCTATGGATATGCAGGTTGCTTTTACTGACGTCACTCAAACTTACTATCCTCTACTGCAAAAAGGACGACTGGGTAAAGACGATCCCGAATTAACCGCCTGGATGTATCTGAGGAAGTCAGGTAATTCTTACTATCTCTATTTTGGCTATGAAGATGCAAAAGGACGTACTAACGTCACTGTCGGAACAGTTACTGCACCTCAATCAAATCAAATAGTCAACATTGCCGTGACTGGTAGTGAAGGAAACGATAACTATACCGTTCGTTTGTATTGGAATGGCGAGCAGGTAGCCGCTAAAAACTTTAGTGAAGGTAAACCCGTTAGCAGTTTGCAACCTTTAGTTGTGGGACGTTGCTACGGTACGCCAGAAGGTACTACTTCGGGTTCGATTTCGGGCAATACGCGCCGTTTCTTACAGGGGACGATTAGCAAGCTACAAGTATGGAATCGGGCTTTATCGGCTACGGAAGTGCGTAACAACGATGGAGATGCTGAAAACCTAGCGGGTAACTGGCTGTTGAACGAAGGTGAAGGAAATTCGACTTTTAACAACGTCGATAATAGCGAGGCGCGATTAGTGGGCGCGACTTGGACGTTTAACCCCGATCCTAGTGCCACTCGTTTGGATTTGTATGTTAATGGAATGCCTGTTGAAACTGAAAATGTCAGTCAGATTCCTACTACTGCCAACCAGTTCAATCTGGGACGAGATTATACGGGGGCGATGGATGAAGTTCGCATCTGGCGGGAATATCGCAGCCAGGAACAGGTATTAGATAATATGTTCGGACAACTCAAAGGCGAACGGGATAAGCTGGTAGCCTATTACGAGTTCGATCGCGATCCTGCCACTACTGATTTGGTAACTCAGGCAAACGATAGCAGTCTGCAAAGCAATCATCTAACCGTAACTGAAGATGCAGAAATCAAACATATTCTGTCTCAAGCCCCCATCTGTCAGGATTTAGCCATAATTCGCAATGCCTTGGGTAGCATTAGCAACCGTTTCCAAGGTCAAATCCATTCCCGTCCTGCGATCGCCGAATATGCCGATATTCAGACGGCAAAAGACGGTTCGGTGAGGGGAGTCCACAAACGCTGTTATAGCTTCCTCAAAGGCGATATCTGGTATCTAATGACGGGTTACAAGGTAGGTAATCTGATTACTGAATGGATCTCCCAGGTACAGTTTGACCCCCAAATCAAAGGCTATATCGAAGGTGCGCCCCCAGTCCCCTCTGAGAATCTAACCGAAGACGCGATCGACGATGGTGATGGCGTTACTTCCGTAGAGTTTGTGGAAGCCGAAAGCGTCACCTCTACTATCTCTACTTCCAAAGAAAGCGGTTTTAATTCTTCCTTTGACGCATCTTTAAAAGCTTCAGTGGAACAAGAATTAGAAACTGTAATTGCACCATTTGGGGCGGGTATTTCCATCAAACTCGGCAAAGTAGGAGCTTCTTTAGGGGCATCTACCAGTCTGGAAACGGAATTAAACTGGTCGAGTAGCCAAGAACAAAGCAACACAACCAATGTCAGTAAAATGACGACCGTATCTCTTAGCGGTAGTTGGGAAGATCCCGCCAATCGACTCAATTCAGCCTTACCCAGACGCTTTCAACCTAGTAACGTTGGTTTTGCCCTAGTAGAATCAGAAACCGCCGATCTTTACGCTATTCGCATGGCACACAACAGGGCATTGGTAGCCTTCCGCATGGTTCCCAACCCCGACATCCCCAAAGATACCAATATAATTCCTTTCCCCATCGATCCGCACTATACCAAACAGGGTACGCTAGATGGCGCGATCGGCTACAGCGATCGGAGTAAGGTATTAGATCCCGATTATGCTCAAGCTACTGAATACGGCGAATACAGCTACTTTAAACCCAGCGAAGCTTATGCTTTGCGCCAACGCATTCAAAACGAAGAAATACGTTTGCGAGCCTTTTACGAAGACTTTAGCACCACCCCTCCTGGAGCTACAGGAGTCTTAACAGGTGGTTTAGCTGGTGGAGGTTTAGGTGCATTAGCTGCTTTCCCTGTAGCTGCTCCCTTTACTGCTGCTGCGGGAATTGCTGCGGGAGGTTTAATTGATGCTTTAGCTTCGGATAACGATCTGCCCCAACAATACAGCAAGCGCAACCTGGTTAATAGCTATCTTTGGACTGCCGACGGTGGTACGTTTGCCGAATCTACCGAAACCACCGATACCCAACAAGAAAGCACTAGTGGTAGCTACAGTTTCAACGGTAGTGCTAGTTTTTCAGCTTCTGCTTCGGCTGAAGTAGCGGGGGTAGGTATCGAAGCCGAAACCAATGCTTCTTTTGGCGGTAGCTTAAACCTAACTAAATCTAAAACCAAAGAAGCTAGCCAGTCTTTTAGCCTGAATTTGGAAAATAACACCCCTGGTAACTTACAAAAACAGGCGATCGACTCTGAGGGTAATATTCTCGAACCAGAATTCGATCCTCAAGGTAATCCAATTAACACCTCTGGTAAAGTAGATGCTTATCGCTTTTTCTCGTTTTATCTCACCCCCCAAAGCGATAACTATGATGCGCTATATAACACCGTTATCGATCCAGTTTGGTTAGAACAGTCCAATTCTCCTAACGCCAGGGCATTACGCCAGGCACAACAACCCCAAAATGCTCCTGCTTGCTGGCGCATTTTCCACCGCGTTACTTTTATCAGTCGCATCCTACCCGAATTCCCCGATCCCACAGCACCACCTTTAGATCGGGCAGTACAGGACACTGACTTTAGCAGCAGTTACGAGTTGATTAGGTTACTACAACCCTTTGTGGAAAACCAAACTAGTTCCCCCGCAGCTTTCAACGCAGCAGCGAGGAATGCGATTCAAACCTATTTACCCGAATTATCGGCAGATTTAACTCAAGAAGTAGTGTTGGCACTGGCTGACTATTTCCAAGTTGAAGGGATTAATTAATTGTCATTGGCCATTTGTCATCAATCGTCTGTAGGGTGGGCGACGTTCTACTAATACTCTAGTGCATTGCCCACCATACCTTATTACCTTTTCTCTTTTACCCAATAGCCATGACTAGAAACATATAGCTAATAGATTAAAAAGAGGCATATTTTCGTATTTTTTACTCGATACTCTCACTGAAGTCAACAGAAGCTTAACTTATCACAATTTATAAAATCTCTAGTTTTTCTCGATTTATATCTATAAAGAAAATAGAAGTCCGTACAAAAAAATGCCTAAACATAAAAATACTCACGGATAAACCAGATTAGACAATTTAACTGTGGTTGGCATTGATAATCAACCTATAGATATTAAATACAGGAGGTCTTCGAGTTCAGTGGATAAAAAAATTTTAGTCACAGGCGCAGAGGGGTTTCTTGGCTATCACACTATTAAACTGCTAAATGAGCGTCAGATTAAACCCAAAGGGTTAGTAGAAGTTGAGAACGAACAGCTAGTTGAATTTGGTTTAAAAAATTTACAAGTAGAGATTATCAAAGGCAGTATTCAAGATCTGCAAGTATTGCGCCAGGCTTGCGAAGGTATAGATACAGTCTTTCACATGAAATTTGAGATTGCTTTAGGGGGTGGTGAAGCAGCAGAAGAGAAAATGAATGAGATTAACATCGTAGGCACGCGCAATGTCCTTCAAGCAGCAAAAGAAGCAGGAGTAAAACGAGTTGTAGTCAGCAGTAGTTGTCTTACTGTCGGTTTAAATTACCAACCCGAACCTTTAAATGAAACTGCCGACTGGGATAAATATCAGTTTAATCTGCCCTATGCCCTGTCGCGTCGCCAAGCCGAACGAGAATCTTTAGTGGGCGTAGTTTCGAGGAAACCTCGAAACGCTGACCGCCCAGTAATTTCACCTACCGAAGTAAAAGATAACCATCCAGAGATTATAGCGATCGCTCCTTCGTTTACTCTGGGACCAGAGGACTATCTTGGCGCACCAGCCAATCAACTGGCAAAGCTAATTAGTCAGGGAAAATTTAAGTTCGGCATTCCCGTTGGCTTTGGTATTTTAGATGTACGCGACTATGCAGCAGGAGCTTTACTGGCTGCGGAGAAAGGTCGTCACGGACAGCGTTATCTTCTTAGTGGAGAAAATGTTACCCTGCGTCAATTTATCGCTCGGGTTGCCAACATTGCGGGGGTTGAACCGCCAAAATGGTTAATTCCGCTTCCAGCTTGGCTCGTCTATCCGATAGTTGCAGTTATTCAACTATTAAGTAAAATACGGGGTCGGTCATCGACCGTCAATCTCAGTATTCTCGAACTATGGAATCGTTACGCTTTCTATGATACTAGCCTGGCTGAAGAGGAGCTGGGTTGGAAAGCGCGATCGCTAGATGAGACGATCGCAGATAGCCTTCAGTGGATTGCCCAAAAAATGGTAAAGCCTGACTAGGGGACTAGGAGACGGGGGGAATCATTAATCTTCTTCGTTCACAATCATACATGCGGCGCGACCGAAGGAAGTCCTTTAGGGAACTAAGCACCTTTGTGCAATTATGCAACGCCAAAAAATTAAACATAGGAGTATCTTAGAAATGTTGCTGGTAAACTACCTCAGAA from Myxosarcina sp. GI1 encodes the following:
- a CDS encoding diguanylate cyclase domain-containing protein — translated: MARLIEDPKLLELFIRYAPAAIAMLDRQMQYLLVSDRWIEDYRLENTEIIGRSHYEVFPEIPERWRQDHQDCLAGKVEVLTSKEDSFVRTDGRLEWLRWQLRPWYNLEGEIGGLLIFSEIITKRKILEQQLIAEKELAQVTLSSIGDGVITTDALGKVSYLNPVAEQLTGWSLAEATGKAIGEVFRLIDCFSRKPLVNPVDLVLKNNRVRQLPKDTLLVAHDGTEIAIEDSVAPIKDTQGNLIGTVVVFRDVTKIYELTSKLSWQATHDTLTGLSNRLHFETQVKLAIEDSQDNNTHHVIAYLDLDRFKSVNDTCGHLAGDELLKQITALLKQRIRTSDVFARLGGDEFGILFYKCNFKIAQNIAEQLRCLVRDFDFVWQDRVFKISVSIGLAAIAPTTNNLTEILSRADAACYAAKKKGRNSVHLSKAIDY
- a CDS encoding peptidoglycan-binding protein, whose product is MTKPTDSITYLEPELEFEPCHDINELEPETEAELTRSLPRGSVLLANVSGCSTAVANGLSQQIIDEMNAVIPGVLVRFDGLNVRSGAAVFPYLQRPAYEALSRAISDRGTTMSINSAYRTIGQQLILFNHSQRRRCGITIAARPGRSNHQSGLALDINDAQGWRPHLERHGWKWLGRKDPPHFDYVRGGTRDIRSLAVLAFQKLWNKNNLNDPIAEDRIYGPQVEARLNRAPIEGFGVIPVGGVARTLRLSRPLMQGQDVRELQQALVKVGFDLTVDGFYGVETDKAVRAYQQREGLTVDGIFGVASRNKLLRLVV
- a CDS encoding peptidoglycan-binding protein → MKYSVREVSTLLKQGSSGAAVVALQTKLQEHNFNPGAIDGIFGIGTKQATIAFQKSVGLTPDGIAGKNTWAALNTQNIDRPLDTSLFTVDTVSQMFYDAPRRNIEKYLPAVLKSLEKQKLGDRQMILMALSTIRAESAGFAPISEFQSKYNTTPGKHAFDRYDFRSDIGNGAVGDGAKYKGRGFIQLTGKANYRTYSQRLGLGDRLLNNPDLANDAEIAGDILAYFLKDKERLIRQDLASGNLRAARRRVNGGSHGLQQFTAAFNTGLGLSGDVGIA